The Coregonus clupeaformis isolate EN_2021a unplaced genomic scaffold, ASM2061545v1 scaf1938, whole genome shotgun sequence genome has a window encoding:
- the LOC123487966 gene encoding ATP synthase subunit f, mitochondrial-like — MADRIVPVGEKRLMDVKLGELGSWLGKRDFTPNGVLASIRNGHDRYYNKYINVKKGGIGGVAMLLVGYVALSYMWEFNHPQ; from the exons ATGGCGGACAGGATAG TTCCCGTGGGTGAGAAGCGTCTGATGGATGTGAAGCTGGGAGAGCTGGGCTCGTGGCTGGGCAAGAGGGACTTCACTCCCAACGGAGTCCTCGCCAGCATCCGCAATG GTCATGACAGATATTACAACAAGTACATCAACGTGAAGAAGGGAGGTATTGGAGGCGTGGCCATGCTGCTGGTTGGATACGTGGCCCTCAGCTACATGTGGGAGTTCAACCACCCTCAGTAA